A window of Oceanotoga teriensis contains these coding sequences:
- a CDS encoding asparaginase has protein sequence MKKIAIITTGGTIAMRHDPILGVIPSDELNKSLNDIPYLRDMAETELFEFSNIPSPHMTPDKMFDLSKFVRKILNRKDIDGIVITHGTDTLEETAYFLDLLLDTVKPVVMTAAMRDWNEPATDGPRNLIASVRVACALHSIEEGVLVCLNDEIHAAREVTKTYTSNVATFDSLGYGPLGMVDEDTVIFFRRSLLRMHINTDKIEDKVALIKTYTGDDGRIIKELPDLGYKGVVIEGFGRGNVPEPVADAIEELINKKIPVVLVSRCFKGRVLGVYGYKGGGADLKNRGIIMGQEVSGPKARIKLMVVLGKTNDMEIIRSYFEYQNK, from the coding sequence ATGAAAAAAATAGCTATAATAACTACTGGTGGAACTATTGCAATGAGACATGATCCAATTCTCGGAGTTATTCCATCTGATGAACTAAACAAATCTTTGAATGATATTCCTTATTTGAGAGATATGGCAGAAACAGAACTTTTTGAATTTTCAAATATACCAAGTCCACACATGACTCCTGATAAAATGTTTGATCTTTCTAAATTTGTGAGAAAAATATTGAATAGGAAAGATATAGATGGTATAGTTATAACCCATGGAACGGATACACTTGAAGAAACGGCATATTTTTTAGATTTATTGCTTGATACTGTAAAACCTGTAGTTATGACAGCGGCGATGAGAGATTGGAATGAACCAGCTACAGATGGACCAAGAAATTTAATAGCTTCAGTAAGAGTAGCTTGTGCATTACATTCAATAGAAGAAGGAGTTTTAGTTTGTTTAAATGATGAGATACATGCTGCGAGAGAAGTTACAAAAACTTATACAAGTAATGTAGCGACTTTTGATTCACTTGGATATGGTCCACTTGGTATGGTTGATGAAGATACTGTTATTTTTTTTAGAAGATCTTTATTAAGAATGCATATAAATACCGATAAAATAGAAGATAAAGTGGCTTTAATAAAAACTTATACTGGAGATGATGGAAGAATAATAAAAGAACTTCCAGATCTTGGATATAAAGGTGTTGTTATCGAGGGATTTGGAAGAGGAAATGTTCCAGAACCCGTAGCTGATGCTATTGAAGAATTAATAAATAAAAAAATACCAGTGGTATTAGTATCGAGATGCTTTAAAGGGAGAGTTCTTGGAGTGTATGGATATAAGGGAGGAGGAGCAGACCTCAAAAATAGAGGAATTATAATGGGTCAAGAAGTTTCTGGTCCTAAAGCAAGAATAAAATTGATGGTAGTTCTTGGAAAAACTAATGATATGGAGATTATAAGATCTTATTTTGAATATCAAAATAAATGA
- a CDS encoding AI-2E family transporter produces the protein MTKNQKAAIFNSIYLIIFFSIAALSMQVFSILVFSLGVIFVVELFSKFFMKFLKMPKKFAILISILIIFISLIFLLVFLIPTVIGEVSNFINFLNGIFEKQEWRELFPEKFDDIEKNVTEFLITLRPKIISFINDALIQMPNLGGKIGSFIFYLVLITIYGSFYFDSFKLKAGNLFPKSIRNTSISFLKDLYVNLKSFVISTLFAALFVGIGAFIIMNILGVKYSLLMSFWAALTNFIPIVGVIFEFIPLILVGISSGLTKMLILLLIMIILHTSAFIFFLYVMKGSARINPVAVIISILIFGYIFGFVGPIIAVPIGISIKVFWKHFVSPTFERS, from the coding sequence GTGACTAAAAACCAAAAAGCGGCTATATTTAATTCAATATATTTAATAATATTTTTTTCTATAGCAGCGCTTTCTATGCAGGTTTTTTCTATTCTGGTTTTTTCTCTTGGGGTTATATTTGTTGTAGAATTATTTTCTAAATTTTTTATGAAATTTTTAAAAATGCCTAAAAAATTTGCAATTTTAATATCTATATTAATAATATTTATAAGTCTTATATTTTTATTGGTTTTTTTAATACCTACCGTGATTGGTGAGGTTTCTAATTTTATAAATTTTTTAAATGGAATCTTTGAAAAGCAAGAATGGAGAGAATTATTCCCAGAAAAATTTGATGATATAGAAAAAAATGTAACTGAATTTTTGATAACTTTGAGACCTAAAATAATATCCTTCATAAACGATGCTTTAATACAAATGCCTAATTTAGGTGGGAAAATAGGTTCTTTTATCTTTTACTTAGTTTTAATAACTATATATGGAAGTTTTTACTTTGATTCTTTTAAATTAAAAGCAGGAAATTTATTTCCTAAATCTATAAGAAACACATCTATATCATTTCTAAAAGATTTATATGTTAACTTAAAAAGTTTTGTTATCTCTACTTTATTTGCGGCTCTTTTTGTTGGGATTGGAGCTTTTATAATAATGAATATATTAGGAGTTAAATATTCTTTATTGATGAGTTTTTGGGCGGCATTAACAAATTTTATTCCCATCGTTGGAGTTATTTTTGAGTTTATTCCTTTAATATTAGTTGGTATATCAAGTGGATTGACTAAAATGCTAATATTGCTTTTAATAATGATCATATTACATACATCTGCTTTTATATTCTTCTTGTATGTCATGAAAGGTAGTGCCAGAATAAATCCAGTGGCAGTAATAATTTCAATTTTGATATTTGGATATATATTTGGATTTGTAGGTCCTATAATAGCTGTTCCAATAGGAATATCGATTAAAGTTTTTTGGAAACATTTTGTATCTCCTACTTTTGAAAGGAGCTGA
- a CDS encoding tetratricopeptide repeat protein, which produces MKRYIIILMILLSFLTSFAISVEDILNLSKNENTLELSWDEFLKYLSEFGYSEEIENAGRIISAKRFLYEKYSKYNFVKSIITEDFRAFATNLSLIPPNFNFSEDDIEKLIIVFPNMVERVEDYLINPDESKNYVKYLYRIEKFEKRINITQYDIYINYLIKKSINNSTFLDESQKAFIVKYVPVVYLKKIDDIISNESFSIEEKDYIGAYKLLGFMKDINSINEKNLETYILLNSYFDIKQKLTSLNNSVYFVEKTDLNDFIEDSLSYIYKSQGLNIKHDLIDDLILNLLKTLNIKVGNLKEKMVLDFSRDKLNINAEINKEIDILYDQIESINKMKILDIDKKTNSSTETIKNLEQNKNESSDKDKKYNYLFIIIPILIIFILFVMIIEVFPNIRIAEFFVKMGLPIFSFRIINKLLLKEPNNFKYYIFLAKVYEKMDKYNESISTYKHAMKIKERGDFNE; this is translated from the coding sequence TTGAAAAGATATATAATAATATTAATGATTTTGCTATCATTTTTAACTTCTTTTGCTATTAGTGTAGAAGATATACTAAATTTATCTAAGAATGAAAATACTTTAGAACTTTCATGGGATGAATTTTTAAAATATTTAAGTGAGTTTGGATATAGTGAAGAAATAGAAAATGCAGGAAGAATAATATCTGCAAAACGTTTTTTATATGAAAAATATTCAAAATATAATTTTGTTAAAAGTATAATTACAGAAGATTTTAGAGCATTTGCAACTAATTTGAGTTTAATACCTCCAAATTTCAATTTTTCTGAAGATGATATTGAAAAATTAATAATAGTTTTTCCAAACATGGTTGAAAGGGTTGAAGATTATTTGATAAATCCAGATGAATCTAAAAATTATGTCAAATATCTATATAGAATTGAAAAATTTGAAAAAAGAATAAATATAACCCAGTATGATATATATATTAATTATTTAATAAAAAAATCTATAAATAATTCTACATTTTTAGATGAAAGTCAAAAAGCATTCATAGTAAAGTATGTTCCTGTTGTGTATTTGAAAAAAATTGATGATATAATTTCAAATGAATCTTTTTCTATTGAAGAAAAGGATTATATAGGGGCATATAAATTATTGGGATTTATGAAAGATATTAATTCTATAAATGAAAAAAATCTTGAAACTTATATACTCTTAAATTCTTATTTTGATATAAAACAAAAACTTACATCTTTAAATAATAGTGTTTATTTTGTAGAAAAAACAGATTTAAATGATTTTATAGAAGATTCTTTGAGTTATATATATAAATCTCAAGGTTTAAATATAAAACACGATTTGATAGATGATTTAATTTTAAATTTATTAAAAACTTTAAATATAAAAGTTGGAAATTTAAAAGAAAAAATGGTATTAGATTTTTCAAGAGATAAATTGAATATAAATGCTGAAATAAATAAAGAAATAGATATTTTATATGATCAAATTGAAAGTATAAATAAAATGAAAATTTTAGATATTGATAAAAAAACAAATTCTAGCACTGAGACGATAAAAAATTTAGAACAAAATAAAAATGAATCATCAGACAAAGATAAAAAATATAATTATTTATTCATAATAATTCCAATATTAATTATTTTTATACTTTTTGTAATGATAATAGAGGTATTTCCAAATATACGTATAGCAGAATTCTTTGTTAAAATGGGATTACCCATTTTCTCTTTTAGGATAATTAATAAACTTCTTTTAAAAGAGCCAAACAATTTTAAATATTATATATTTCTTGCTAAAGTTTATGAAAAAATGGATAAATATAATGAATCTATAAGTACTTATAAACATGCTATGAAAATTAAAGAAAGAGGAGATTTTAATGAATAA
- a CDS encoding ECF transporter S component, protein MSKKISLIGIFTALAFILSFLKFPSPVGSIALDSMPGFLLSIINPLYGGIASLLGHFFTSWNSGFYFQLYHIPLALAMFAITYIFGKLYQKNKIISILIGVILNGIVSPFIVVKIITFKGVLGIMPMLIVASIVNILLAVIIYSMLKKYNIIKK, encoded by the coding sequence ATGTCAAAAAAAATTTCATTAATAGGTATTTTTACTGCTTTAGCTTTTATATTATCATTTTTAAAATTTCCATCACCAGTTGGAAGTATAGCACTTGATTCTATGCCAGGATTTTTGTTGAGTATTATAAATCCTTTATACGGAGGAATTGCATCTTTACTGGGACATTTTTTTACATCATGGAATTCTGGTTTTTATTTTCAACTTTATCATATACCTCTTGCTTTAGCAATGTTTGCGATAACTTATATTTTTGGTAAATTATATCAAAAAAATAAGATTATATCTATTTTAATAGGTGTAATTTTAAATGGTATTGTATCTCCTTTTATAGTTGTAAAAATTATTACTTTTAAAGGAGTTTTGGGAATAATGCCTATGTTGATAGTAGCAAGTATTGTGAATATTTTATTAGCAGTTATTATATACTCAATGCTAAAAAAATATAATATAATAAAAAAATAA
- a CDS encoding metal-dependent hydrolase has protein sequence MPNFRTHIISGIIGFPIFFFVFNIISYLFTKNFYSFSASEITISYALFILGSDFPDVDHQKSLINRFFRILLILVSVYYFFEYDYIFKHYIPFKGPFYYLLIIFVGISVGTLFGIIFNNTTKHRGAWHSILTAVLLSVILFLLNTKYYILIKFFYSFSLFIGYITHLSLDTINTNLKKKKRIKIKNKK, from the coding sequence ATGCCAAATTTTAGAACTCATATAATCTCAGGAATAATAGGATTTCCTATTTTTTTCTTTGTATTCAATATAATAAGTTATTTATTTACTAAAAATTTTTATTCTTTTTCAGCTTCTGAAATAACAATATCTTATGCTCTTTTTATACTTGGGAGTGATTTTCCAGATGTAGATCATCAAAAATCTTTAATAAATAGATTTTTCAGAATATTATTAATACTTGTTTCTGTATATTATTTTTTTGAATATGACTATATTTTTAAGCATTATATCCCATTTAAAGGACCTTTTTATTATCTTTTGATAATTTTTGTAGGAATATCTGTTGGAACTTTGTTTGGCATAATTTTCAATAATACTACTAAACATAGAGGTGCATGGCATTCTATTTTAACAGCTGTTCTATTATCTGTAATACTATTTTTACTAAATACTAAATATTACATATTAATAAAATTTTTTTATAGTTTTAGTTTATTCATAGGTTATATAACTCATTTATCTTTAGATACAATAAACACAAATCTTAAAAAAAAGAAAAGAATCAAAATAAAAAATAAAAAATAA
- a CDS encoding redox-sensing transcriptional repressor Rex, with the protein MRAPKIPKPTVRRLAIYYRCLNKLKENGIEKTSSKEMADLLGIKASQVRKDLSYFGEFGKRGVGYNVDKLSFKLKEILGLKKNWNVAIVGAGNLGYAIANYSGLEKNGFKVVTAFDNDEKKIGNMIVPGVKIERIQDIEKIIKTYNVEIAVLSVPVNAAQEVVDILLEAGIKGILNFTPTSLSVPENISVEDVDFVISLKSLTFEIASAENEL; encoded by the coding sequence ATGAGAGCTCCTAAAATACCAAAACCAACGGTAAGGAGACTGGCAATCTATTATAGATGTCTTAATAAATTGAAAGAAAATGGTATCGAAAAAACCTCTTCCAAAGAAATGGCCGATTTATTGGGAATAAAGGCTTCTCAAGTTAGGAAAGATCTATCTTATTTCGGTGAATTTGGAAAAAGAGGAGTAGGTTATAATGTTGACAAACTTTCTTTTAAATTAAAAGAAATCCTTGGATTGAAGAAAAACTGGAATGTTGCAATAGTTGGTGCAGGTAATCTTGGTTATGCTATAGCTAATTATTCAGGTTTAGAAAAAAATGGGTTCAAAGTTGTTACCGCTTTTGATAATGATGAAAAAAAGATTGGTAATATGATAGTCCCTGGTGTAAAAATAGAAAGAATACAGGATATCGAAAAAATAATAAAAACATATAATGTGGAAATAGCAGTTCTTTCCGTTCCTGTAAATGCAGCTCAAGAAGTTGTAGATATACTTCTTGAAGCAGGAATTAAAGGTATTCTAAATTTCACTCCTACATCTTTATCTGTTCCAGAAAATATATCTGTAGAAGATGTAGACTTTGTAATATCTTTAAAATCATTAACCTTTGAAATAGCTTCGGCCGAAAATGAATTATAA
- the leuS gene encoding leucine--tRNA ligase produces the protein MEREYNPVEFEKKWQKVWEEKKAFQTPQNSEKPKFYNLIMFPYPSGTLHVGHVKNYTIGDVVARYRKMTGYNVLHPFGYDSFGLPAENAAIKQGNIHPEKWTLKNIDIIRNQIKKMGISYDWSREIMTSSEEYYKWTQWIFIKMYEKGLVYKKKAAVNWCDDCKTVLANEQVVNGSCERCGHEVEIKHLEQWYFKITDYAERLLNDIDKLDEWPENVKIMQKNWIGKSVGAEVEFKIEGKDETINVFTTRPDTLWGVTFMALAPESPLVDILTTDENKKDVSDFLKKVGLEDRFKRTAEGAKKDGAFTGSYAINPVNNEKIPIYVANYILYEYGTGAIMAVPAHDQRDYEFAKVFDLNIRQVIDGENADISEKAFTEDGVMINSENFNGKKNRIALKEILNWLEEEKIGKQKTQYKLRDWLISRQRYWGAPIPIIYCDKCGTVPVPEKDLPVKLPRDVKFETTGKSPLVDNNDFKETKCPICGGTAHREVDTMDTFVDSSWYYLRYVNPHKNDMIFDSEDVNNWLPVDQYIGGVEHAILHLLYSRFITKVLHDMNLINFEEPFKNLYTQGMIYKDGAKMSKSKGNVVSPEDIINKFGTDSLRTYILFMGPPEKDTEWNDSGVEGVYRFLNKVWNSYMKFIDEVKDIKFDKSKLNLKNKEEKALRRKLHQIIKKATNDIEGNFQFNTAISAMMELSNELNNYLKNNENNLNYMLLREIADNFALMLSPIAPHISEELWHLLNHESLVIDSNWPTVDEEALKVDELTIVIQVNGKLRSQLNVSVEEDSEIIKKLALEDEKILKHIEGKSIVKVIYVPKKLVNIVVKG, from the coding sequence ATGGAAAGAGAGTATAATCCTGTTGAATTTGAAAAAAAATGGCAAAAAGTTTGGGAAGAAAAAAAAGCTTTTCAAACTCCTCAGAATTCAGAAAAACCAAAATTCTATAATCTAATAATGTTTCCATATCCCTCAGGAACTCTCCATGTAGGACATGTTAAAAATTATACTATTGGAGATGTTGTAGCAAGATATAGAAAAATGACAGGTTATAATGTTTTACATCCATTTGGATATGATTCTTTTGGTTTACCTGCTGAAAATGCGGCAATAAAACAAGGTAACATACATCCGGAAAAATGGACTTTAAAAAATATAGATATAATAAGAAATCAAATAAAAAAAATGGGTATTTCTTATGATTGGAGTAGAGAAATAATGACTTCTTCAGAAGAATACTATAAATGGACTCAATGGATATTTATAAAAATGTATGAAAAAGGACTTGTTTATAAGAAAAAAGCAGCAGTTAATTGGTGTGATGATTGTAAAACAGTTCTTGCAAATGAACAAGTTGTAAATGGCTCTTGTGAAAGATGTGGTCATGAAGTTGAAATAAAACATTTAGAACAATGGTATTTCAAAATAACTGATTATGCAGAAAGACTTTTAAATGATATAGACAAACTTGATGAATGGCCTGAAAATGTTAAAATAATGCAAAAAAATTGGATAGGTAAAAGTGTTGGTGCTGAAGTTGAATTTAAAATTGAAGGTAAAGATGAAACTATAAATGTTTTTACTACAAGACCTGATACATTATGGGGAGTAACTTTTATGGCTTTAGCTCCAGAATCTCCATTAGTTGACATTTTGACTACTGATGAAAATAAAAAAGATGTATCTGATTTTCTAAAAAAGGTTGGATTAGAAGATAGATTTAAAAGAACAGCAGAAGGAGCAAAGAAAGATGGGGCTTTCACTGGAAGTTATGCTATTAATCCTGTAAACAATGAAAAGATCCCAATATATGTTGCAAATTATATTCTTTATGAATATGGAACTGGTGCTATCATGGCTGTTCCAGCTCATGATCAAAGAGATTATGAATTTGCAAAGGTTTTCGATTTAAATATCAGACAAGTAATAGATGGTGAAAATGCTGATATATCTGAAAAGGCTTTTACAGAAGACGGAGTTATGATAAATTCAGAAAATTTTAATGGTAAGAAAAATAGAATAGCTTTAAAAGAAATTTTAAATTGGCTTGAAGAAGAAAAAATTGGAAAACAAAAAACACAATATAAATTAAGAGATTGGTTAATATCAAGGCAAAGATATTGGGGCGCACCTATTCCTATAATTTATTGTGATAAATGTGGTACAGTTCCTGTACCAGAAAAAGATCTACCAGTAAAATTACCAAGAGATGTAAAATTCGAAACAACTGGAAAGAGCCCTCTTGTTGATAATAACGATTTCAAAGAAACTAAATGTCCAATATGTGGTGGAACAGCTCATAGAGAAGTTGATACTATGGATACCTTTGTTGATTCATCATGGTATTATTTGAGATATGTAAACCCACATAAAAATGATATGATATTTGACTCAGAAGATGTAAACAATTGGTTACCTGTAGATCAATATATAGGCGGAGTAGAACATGCTATACTTCATCTTTTATATTCAAGATTTATAACCAAAGTACTTCATGATATGAATTTAATAAATTTTGAAGAACCTTTTAAAAATCTTTATACTCAAGGAATGATCTATAAAGATGGAGCTAAAATGTCTAAATCAAAAGGAAATGTAGTATCTCCAGAAGATATTATAAATAAGTTTGGAACTGATTCGTTGAGAACTTATATATTATTTATGGGACCACCAGAAAAAGATACGGAATGGAATGATTCTGGTGTGGAAGGTGTTTATAGATTTTTAAATAAAGTTTGGAACTCATATATGAAATTTATTGATGAAGTAAAAGATATAAAATTTGATAAATCTAAATTAAATTTAAAAAACAAAGAAGAAAAAGCATTGAGAAGAAAATTACATCAAATAATTAAAAAAGCCACTAACGATATAGAAGGTAATTTTCAATTTAATACCGCTATAAGTGCTATGATGGAACTTTCTAATGAATTAAATAATTATTTAAAAAATAATGAAAATAATTTAAATTACATGCTTTTAAGAGAAATTGCTGATAATTTTGCTTTGATGTTATCACCAATTGCACCTCATATATCTGAAGAGTTATGGCATCTTTTAAATCATGAATCATTAGTAATTGATTCTAATTGGCCAACTGTAGACGAAGAAGCATTGAAAGTAGATGAATTAACAATAGTTATTCAAGTAAATGGTAAATTAAGATCTCAATTAAATGTATCAGTAGAAGAAGATTCTGAAATAATTAAAAAATTAGCTTTAGAAGATGAAAAAATATTAAAACATATAGAAGGTAAAAGTATTGTAAAAGTCATATATGTACCGAAAAAATTAGTTAATATTGTTGTGAAGGGGTGA
- a CDS encoding sigma-70 family RNA polymerase sigma factor translates to MNRNIYILRRLNTNRLVKLSQVGDKEAMGIILEKFEPMIKSVVSKYYGAWADFEDFVQIGFVGLMQAVFNYDENSNSKFSTFAYLNISSEVKSFVTYLNRQKNKVLTEAISIENTYDDFNEGFEYYLKDPENQTKNLLLNYVIDSALIELNEDETDIVNLWFDGFSYKEISKKLIVKQKKVDNTIQKLKKILQTKKDLYQNLMFFIGGEE, encoded by the coding sequence ATGAATAGAAATATTTATATTCTCAGAAGATTGAATACTAATCGTCTTGTGAAATTATCTCAAGTAGGAGATAAAGAAGCGATGGGGATAATTTTGGAAAAATTCGAACCAATGATTAAATCTGTTGTTTCTAAGTATTATGGCGCATGGGCTGATTTTGAAGATTTTGTACAAATTGGTTTTGTAGGATTAATGCAAGCTGTATTTAATTATGATGAAAATTCAAATTCTAAATTTTCAACTTTTGCTTATTTAAATATATCCTCTGAAGTTAAATCTTTTGTTACTTATTTAAATAGACAAAAAAACAAAGTGCTTACAGAAGCTATAAGCATAGAAAATACTTATGATGATTTTAATGAAGGATTTGAATATTATTTAAAAGATCCAGAGAATCAAACTAAAAATCTCTTATTAAATTATGTAATAGACAGTGCTTTAATAGAATTAAATGAAGATGAAACAGATATAGTAAATTTATGGTTTGATGGTTTTTCTTATAAAGAAATTTCAAAAAAATTAATTGTAAAACAAAAAAAAGTTGATAATACTATACAAAAATTAAAAAAAATTTTGCAAACAAAAAAAGATTTGTATCAAAATTTGATGTTTTTTATTGGAGGTGAAGAATGA